A genomic segment from Salipiger sp. CCB-MM3 encodes:
- a CDS encoding glycosyltransferase yields the protein MTEKQGRAGRVVAVVVTYNRLEKLQVTLARLLQSPLEVLQAILVVDNASTDETAAWLAGQNDLRLTIHRCETNTGGAGGFETGMRLAVDYFDPDWVLVMDDDGRPEPGTLELFHAEDRACAEAWAAAVYHPDGRICDMNRPWLNPFWHHGVFLRTIFGKGRDGFHLGREEYEAGRCCDIDGTSFVGLFVSRAAIARGGYPDGSLFIYGDDVLYTLGITKAGGRIVFDPTLRFEHDFSSMTEADRRFSPLWKSYYHYRNLLMVYRLVSGPFFVFVLPAVTFKWLFKIRFHGGERRAFLSYLLRALRDGLLRRTEVGHAEVMNWVRRS from the coding sequence GTGACGGAGAAACAGGGTAGGGCAGGGCGCGTGGTGGCTGTGGTGGTCACCTATAACCGGCTAGAGAAGCTGCAGGTTACCTTGGCGCGGCTGCTGCAATCTCCGCTAGAGGTCTTGCAGGCTATTCTGGTTGTCGACAATGCATCTACCGATGAGACCGCGGCCTGGCTGGCTGGTCAAAATGATCTGCGGCTGACGATCCATCGCTGCGAAACCAATACCGGCGGAGCAGGGGGCTTCGAGACCGGTATGCGCTTGGCAGTAGATTACTTCGATCCCGATTGGGTTCTGGTGATGGATGACGACGGAAGGCCCGAGCCTGGCACACTGGAGTTATTCCATGCGGAAGACCGCGCTTGCGCTGAGGCTTGGGCGGCAGCGGTCTACCACCCAGATGGGCGCATCTGCGATATGAACCGTCCTTGGCTCAACCCGTTTTGGCATCACGGGGTGTTCTTGAGGACGATTTTCGGTAAGGGGAGGGATGGCTTCCACCTTGGTAGAGAAGAATACGAAGCTGGTCGGTGCTGTGATATTGACGGCACGTCTTTCGTTGGGCTTTTCGTCTCCCGCGCTGCGATCGCACGGGGAGGCTACCCCGACGGGAGCTTGTTCATTTATGGGGATGATGTTCTTTACACGCTTGGTATCACCAAGGCGGGAGGGCGGATCGTCTTCGACCCGACGCTACGTTTCGAGCATGACTTCTCCTCGATGACCGAAGCGGACCGCCGTTTCAGCCCATTATGGAAGAGCTACTATCACTACCGCAATCTACTGATGGTTTACCGATTGGTCTCCGGGCCTTTCTTCGTATTTGTGCTCCCTGCGGTGACCTTCAAGTGGTTGTTCAAGATAAGATTCCACGGAGGAGAGAGGCGGGCATTTCTGAGCTACTTGCTTCGAGCGCTGCGCGATGGCCTCCTGCGCCGGACCGAGGTGGGGCATGCAGAGGTGATGAACTGGGTACGCCGCAGCTAG
- a CDS encoding ABC transporter permease — MLTRYGRSPGGYLWAVLEPLGMIAIMAIGFSLLLRTPPLGNSFLLFFATGHIPFALHQTISNTTARSLKFSKSLLSYPIITWVDAIVARLLLNALTGVLVAYLILGIVLVMHDDPIALSWPPIIESMLLTLLVGLGVGTLNCALFGLFPIWDQIWSIITRPLFIASGVLILYESMPAAAQSVLWFNPLIHITALMRKGFFPSYEAHFVSTSYVVTVGLTLLFMGVVLLGRYHRQILNA, encoded by the coding sequence ATGCTGACCCGCTACGGTCGCTCGCCCGGTGGCTATCTTTGGGCCGTGCTCGAACCTCTTGGCATGATCGCCATTATGGCAATCGGGTTCTCGCTGCTGCTCCGGACCCCTCCACTCGGCAACAGTTTCTTGCTATTTTTCGCCACGGGCCACATTCCGTTCGCCCTGCATCAAACTATCTCGAACACCACAGCACGTTCACTCAAGTTCTCAAAATCATTGCTGAGCTACCCAATAATCACTTGGGTAGATGCCATTGTTGCTCGCCTTCTTCTAAACGCGCTTACCGGTGTTCTCGTCGCATATTTGATCTTGGGGATCGTGCTCGTCATGCATGATGATCCGATTGCGCTCAGTTGGCCCCCCATTATCGAATCTATGCTTCTGACGCTTCTTGTTGGCCTCGGCGTCGGAACCCTGAACTGTGCGCTCTTCGGCTTATTCCCTATCTGGGATCAAATCTGGTCAATCATCACCCGACCTTTGTTCATCGCATCCGGTGTGCTGATCCTTTACGAGAGCATGCCAGCAGCAGCGCAAAGTGTTTTGTGGTTCAACCCGCTAATACATATCACGGCGTTAATGCGGAAAGGCTTTTTTCCTTCCTACGAAGCGCACTTTGTATCAACGAGCTACGTAGTTACTGTTGGGTTGACTCTGCTTTTCATGGGAGTGGTCCTACTCGGCCGCTACCACCGGCAAATCTTGAACGCTTAA